The segment CAGATCGGAGCCCGGTCTTACATAATGAGAAACATCTGCAATATGAACGTAAAAACGGATCTTCTTACCTTCTTCTATAAAGGAGATTGCATCATCAAAGTCCTTGGAATATTCTCCATCTATTGTGATCGATTTGAGTTCTCTCAAATCCACTCTGGAATTCCAATTATCTACCGTAGATTCATCCACTTCGTCAGGAAGTTCTTCCAATTTTACTTCTTCCGGATATAGGATAGTATAATTGTACTTCATTAACATTCTCATCAGATCCGTATCTTCTTTGGTATCCGACTCGAAACGAACAAAGTGAGCTTCGTATAGATTCTTTTCGTGATCGGAATCTTGTTTTAAGGTAACGACCAAAACATCCCCGACGTTTATCTCATCTTGCAGATCCTGGAGTAATGTTTTGCGGGGAAGGAAACCTTCTTTCAAATCTCCTTCCATATCCAAGAAGGTACCGACTATAAATTTATAATCTTTCTCCGTGATCTTCATTCTATAAAGTTCACGACCTCTTCTGAGAACAGAGACAACTTCTCCTTCTAATTTTCCTTTACGACCAATTCCTGTGGGAAGGATTTCCACAAGATCACCTTGGATCGCGGAAGAAGTATACTGGCCTGGAACGAATACTTCGGTTCCTGTAGTCAGTTTTACAAAACCGTCCCCTTTTTTACTTAGAGAGATAGTTCCTTGTAAGGTTTGGCTTGGACGAACGATGATATTCTTTTTTTGGATCTCTATGAGGCCTTCTTTTTCAAAGAAGATCAAAACTTCTTCCGCTGAACGTTTTTGTTCTTGGGCTTCCCATTTTTCTCTTCTATATCCTTTTTTTTGGCCTGCATGAGCAATAAACTTAGAATACACCTCCTGCATTGGGAGGACCTTTCCCGCTTTAGAACGGAAAAATTTTAGAAGTTTTCTGCCAGGTTCATTCTCTCTTTCCCAATCATGACTCCCACTTCTTCTATCATAAAACTTAGGTTTCGATCCGGGCACATGAGATTCGTTTTTTTGGTAAGAAGGTTTAGGTGAATATCCTGAATTCTTATTTTGATTTTCGTAAGAAGATTTCTTGTAGTTCGTTTCTTTTTTTGGAGGAGGAATCTCTTCTCTGATTTCTTTTACTACTTCTTGTTTAAAGGATTTGTTTTTATCTTTTCTTTCCTTTTTAAAAGAAGGTGCCGATTTTTTTTGTTCAACCGGAAATATTTCGAGCTTTTTAGACCGAGAAGACTTATGGTCTTTTTTCTTTTTAGAAACCTTCTCCTTTGCTTCTCTGATCTTCTTTCTTAGATCATTTTCATCGGATTCTTTGGATCTGATTTTTTTTGGTTCTTTGTTTTTCTCACTATTCTCTTTGGTTTTTGTTTTCTTTGTTTGTATTGGTTTAACCATTTTCTTTTTTTGTGTCATGTATAATATACCTTAGGCTTATCATCAGCGTAAGTTCCTCTCAGATAATTCGGAACCAATTGCAAATAAGAATGATCTTCCGGCTTAGATAATGCCTTTTTGATCTCGCTGGACTTTTCCAATATACTCGCTTCCGGCGAAGGAAGATTCTCTTTCATATTTGTTCCCGCAAAAAATTCGGGAGAGTCGCTGAACTTAATTCCGGTAAGATAAGAGCCTATCCTATCTTCCGGGATGGTTTCCGGTATCAGATCCGGAGCAATGTCCACGGTGCCCCAATAACCTCGGGAGTCCCTCAGACCGAAATAAATTTTTCCTTGTTTCGCTTCGATTCCTACACAAACGGAAGATTCTGATTCCGCATAATATTGGCAGGTATATAATTCTAAACTATCAATTCCCAAAACCGGAATATTCCAGATCTGTGAAAAGTTTCGTGCAGTCGCCACTGAGATCCTGATTCCGGTAAAAGATCCAGGACCGGTTGCTGTTACTATTATATCAGGTTTTTCCCAATTAGATACCTTCAAACAGTTGGAAATTTCCTTAATGAGCAAAAGAGAAGATTCCCTATTATGTAATTCCCTGTATTCGGAAACTTTTTCTAGTTTGCCATCTTCTGTTTTAAGATAACATCCCACTAAGATCCAAGAATTGGTTGCATCGAAGAATAATATTTTCGTCATAAAATTTTCTCCGACTTCAAAAAGGATTCAATCTTGAGATCGGACCTTCTCCATTCTTCTCCCAAAAATTCGATCTGAAGATTTCGAGTGTCCTCATCCGCTTCTTCTAATTCGATCTGGATGCGGAACTTTCTATCTTTAAATTCCGGTTCTGCCTTTTCCCACCATTCTATCAGAGAAATCCCTTTGCCATTCCAATATTCTTCAAAGCCCAAATCAGGAATCTCTTCGGAAGATCCGATCCGATACAGATCAAAATGAAAGATCTCTAATGGATCTTCCAATTGGTTCCGGATCTCGGGAAATGGATACTCATTCATCAAAGTATAAGTGGGGGAATTTACAAATAGTTTGGATTTATCCAATCCAGGTTTTAAATGGTCTAACAAAGCTTTTACAAGTTTAGAAACAAATGTGGTTTTTCCAGAACCCATTTTTCCGGAAAGAAGAAGTAGGGGAAATTTTCCCTCTGTCCAAATCGCTGCTACAATCCCCGCAAGTTTTGTGACAGGGGCATCGATTGAATCTAAGGTAAGATTTTCAAATCGTCCTAACATCCGATTTTCTAAAATAACTCTAAGACCTGTGCCTTTGGAAATCTATAGATGGAATTACAGAATTCACAGGTGACTTCGATCTGTCCTTGCTCCTCTGCAATATCCATTGCTTCTTCTTTTCCTAAATTTTGAATGAGCTCTTTAATCTTTTCTTCGGAACAATCGCATCTGTATTCCGGTCTTCCGGTTTCCAGGATTTCGAATTTTGTATTCCAAGAAGATTGTAAAATCTCTAATGCTTGAGAAACAGTTGTTCCTTCGTAGACTTTAGATTTTTCTTCTTCGAGTTTTCCGGCTAATTCTCTAACTGCATCTATATGTTCCGACTTTGCTTCCGGTAATGCTTGTAAGAATAGGCCCTTGATTCTCCAATGAAGACCGTCTAGTTTTACATAAGCCACTAAAAAGGAAGGGACCTGCTCCGAATCTCTCAGATAGTTTTCGATATTCGTTTCTAAACTTTGGTTTCTAAAAGGAACGATGGATTGGTAAATACATTCTCCGTCTTTCCAACGGAATACTTTCAGAATTCCTAAATTTTCCTCTGAGATCTGCCCTGATTCTATATCTTCTTCCGGACGATGTCTTAAGGTTGCTTTTAGTCTTCCATTACGAGTGCTATAAGCTAAGACGGAATGGATCTCTGAGTCGTCGTAAAAACGAATTTGAACGCTAACCTTAGTATCTTCTTTTACTAGGTCCGCTAAGAAGAATGCGGAAAGCATTGTCCTTGCCAGAAGCTCAGTCCCCGCATCATCAAAACCGTGCAAGTTAGATGCTGCATTTACTGCGTAGGAAATTTCGGCTGAGGAAAAACGAAAATGAACGTCGGGAAGAATCCCATAATGGTATATATCGTTATTTTCCATGCAATGTTTTGGATCCCGACCTTTCAAGGCGAGATTCTAATCTATTCTCCCTGAATCGTATCGAAAAGACAGTATTTTTTCCGAATTTCGATAGGTTTTCCCGGTTTTCTTTCTGGAAAGATCTTCCCTCAAGAGAATCATCGTCTCTACCTTTTTAACATGCGAGGACCGAATGATTTTCGGAGCGGATTATTATCCTGAACAATGGACTCCCAAAGATTGGGAAGAAGATATTCGGATCATGAAGGACATGGGATTGACCAGGGTCCGTCTCGCAGAATTTTCTTGGGCCTTAGTCGAACCTAAAGAAGGGTCGTTCAATTTTTCTTTTTGGAAGAAGATGTTGGATCTCTTTCATAAACATAAAATGGATGTGATCTTAGGAACTCCAACGGCCACATTCCCTCCTTGGCTTTCTAAAAAATATCCTGACGTCCTTCAAGTAAGAGATGGAGTTTTAAGAAATATAGGCACAAGAAGACAGGCTTGTTTTTCTTCTCCCAATTATAGAAAAGCAGTGATTAAGGTCGTGACTAAGATGGCCCAGGCATTAGGAAATCACCCTGCTGTCATCGGTTGGCAAATAGATAATGAGATCGGCCATGAGGGATCGGATATAGATCATTCTGAAACTTCTCTCAAGGCATTTCGTCTTTGGTTAAAATCTAAATATAAAACGCTCCAAAACCTGAATGATACTTGGGGAAATATTTTTTGGGGAGTGATCTTTAATGATTGGAATGAGATCCCAGTTCCGGGTCCCCACGTTAGTGCAGGTTTTAATCCTTCTATGATCCAAGACTTTTATAGATTCCATTCGGATACGATCGTAGACTTTGTAAAATTACAATCGGATATTGTGAGAAAGTTTTCTCCAAATCGAAAACTAACTACGAATTTATATCCTAGTCCTTTTCTTCCCGTGATCGATATGAGCGAATTATTCACTCATTTAGATTACGTTTCTTGGGACAATTATCCTACTTGGGGAGACCAAGAAGAACCTTTCCCTCATCCATTTATATCGGCCATGCATCAGTACAATCGAGGTTTGAAAGATCTTCCGTTTACCGTGATGGAACAAATTTCAGGTTTCCAAGGGCATGATACCTTGGGCTATCTTCCTGCACCTGGGCAAGTACAACTTTGGATGAAACAAGCTATCGTACAAGGCGCGGAGCAAATTGTATTTTTCAGATATAGAACAGCTAGGTACGGACAAGAACAACTTTGTTACGGAATTTTAGATCACGACAAATCTCTTACAGACAGATACTTAGAATTACGAAAAGGGATCGCTGAAATTTTACCGGAAGCGAAAGACTTTGCTTCTGAACATTTTCCGGCCGATGTTGCTGTTCTTCATGATATAGAGAATGCCAGGAACTTCAAACATCAGCCTATTTCCTCCGGTTTAAAACATAGTCCCGTTCCATTTGCACAAGTTGGATACGATATTGAGATGGCGACTTGGTTTGCCGGTCTGAACATTTTGAATGTAAATACTCACTTTTTGCCGATCTCCAAAACAGACTTTTCTAAGTATAAAGTTTTGGTTCTCCCCCTGTATGCAATGGTTAATGATCGGATTGTAAAAAAATTGGAGCAATTCGTCATTGAGGGAGGTGTTTTAGTCTTAGGATATAGAGCAGGGTTGAAGGACAAAAATTCCTGGATGTTAGATTCTCAGATACCTGGTCCATTCTCCGAAATGGCAGGAGTAAAAGTGAGAAAGTTCGAAGCAGTGGGAAATCGAAACGTTAAGTTCCGATTCAGGGTTTTACCAGGCACCTGCTCCAAAATTTGCGAGATCCTTGAACCTACAACGGCCAAGGTTTGGGCAAGATATTCTGATAATAAGAAATTTTATAACGGAAAACCTGTCATAACTTGTAATCGATTTGGAAAAGGATCTGTCGTATACGTTGGAGCGAGTCTGAGTCCGATCTCGTTTATGCTATTATATAGAAGAACCTTAAGAATGGCAGGCATCCCCTTTACTTTTTACGGCCCAACAGTGGAACATAGTTTTAGAAAGGGAAAGTCCAAAGACTACGAAATTTTTATCAATCATTCCGGTAAGAAGGCTCTAGCCGGTTTCAAGCTACTCAAACCATATGAGGTGAGGATTCTGCCTAAAACGAAAAAATGAAGCTGAATGAAGTTAAAGAATTAAACAGGCTCTTACAGAATCATTCGAATGGAAGAAATAAGGAACATTCCGTTTATGTGGATAACCTTCATACTTCCTTTGTCGAATTTGAAGAGAAATTTATTCTACCTCCCACTTCTATTTTTGAAGTAGAGTTTAGCGCAGCCGAAAGCTTTTTAAAATCGGTTCTGCAACTTGCTCCTGAGCTAGTTGCAGATTCTCTTGTTCTTCCTGAACCCAGACCAAAAAGAGACGTTGATCGTTTGTACCTAATCAAACCGTTTTATACGGAAGGAGAAATGTTCAGAGAGAATTCTCCCGAAGTATGGAGAGAAAAACTTCC is part of the Leptospira neocaledonica genome and harbors:
- the tsaB gene encoding tRNA (adenosine(37)-N6)-threonylcarbamoyltransferase complex dimerization subunit type 1 TsaB, translated to MTKILFFDATNSWILVGCYLKTEDGKLEKVSEYRELHNRESSLLLIKEISNCLKVSNWEKPDIIVTATGPGSFTGIRISVATARNFSQIWNIPVLGIDSLELYTCQYYAESESSVCVGIEAKQGKIYFGLRDSRGYWGTVDIAPDLIPETIPEDRIGSYLTGIKFSDSPEFFAGTNMKENLPSPEASILEKSSEIKKALSKPEDHSYLQLVPNYLRGTYADDKPKVYYT
- the tsaE gene encoding tRNA (adenosine(37)-N6)-threonylcarbamoyltransferase complex ATPase subunit type 1 TsaE; amino-acid sequence: MLGRFENLTLDSIDAPVTKLAGIVAAIWTEGKFPLLLLSGKMGSGKTTFVSKLVKALLDHLKPGLDKSKLFVNSPTYTLMNEYPFPEIRNQLEDPLEIFHFDLYRIGSSEEIPDLGFEEYWNGKGISLIEWWEKAEPEFKDRKFRIQIELEEADEDTRNLQIEFLGEEWRRSDLKIESFLKSEKIL
- a CDS encoding Hsp33 family molecular chaperone HslO, whose product is MENNDIYHYGILPDVHFRFSSAEISYAVNAASNLHGFDDAGTELLARTMLSAFFLADLVKEDTKVSVQIRFYDDSEIHSVLAYSTRNGRLKATLRHRPEEDIESGQISEENLGILKVFRWKDGECIYQSIVPFRNQSLETNIENYLRDSEQVPSFLVAYVKLDGLHWRIKGLFLQALPEAKSEHIDAVRELAGKLEEEKSKVYEGTTVSQALEILQSSWNTKFEILETGRPEYRCDCSEEKIKELIQNLGKEEAMDIAEEQGQIEVTCEFCNSIYRFPKAQVLELF
- a CDS encoding beta-galactosidase, which codes for MIFGADYYPEQWTPKDWEEDIRIMKDMGLTRVRLAEFSWALVEPKEGSFNFSFWKKMLDLFHKHKMDVILGTPTATFPPWLSKKYPDVLQVRDGVLRNIGTRRQACFSSPNYRKAVIKVVTKMAQALGNHPAVIGWQIDNEIGHEGSDIDHSETSLKAFRLWLKSKYKTLQNLNDTWGNIFWGVIFNDWNEIPVPGPHVSAGFNPSMIQDFYRFHSDTIVDFVKLQSDIVRKFSPNRKLTTNLYPSPFLPVIDMSELFTHLDYVSWDNYPTWGDQEEPFPHPFISAMHQYNRGLKDLPFTVMEQISGFQGHDTLGYLPAPGQVQLWMKQAIVQGAEQIVFFRYRTARYGQEQLCYGILDHDKSLTDRYLELRKGIAEILPEAKDFASEHFPADVAVLHDIENARNFKHQPISSGLKHSPVPFAQVGYDIEMATWFAGLNILNVNTHFLPISKTDFSKYKVLVLPLYAMVNDRIVKKLEQFVIEGGVLVLGYRAGLKDKNSWMLDSQIPGPFSEMAGVKVRKFEAVGNRNVKFRFRVLPGTCSKICEILEPTTAKVWARYSDNKKFYNGKPVITCNRFGKGSVVYVGASLSPISFMLLYRRTLRMAGIPFTFYGPTVEHSFRKGKSKDYEIFINHSGKKALAGFKLLKPYEVRILPKTKK